The window GAGGTGCTCAAGCGCTGCACCGGCGAGGCCTCGCTCGACGCTATCGTGGACGACCTGGCCAGCGCCTTCGCGGCGCCGCGCGAGCGCATCGCCGCCGACGTCGACGCCATGCTGGCCGGCCTCGTGGCGAAGCGGCTGGTGGACATGCGATGAGCGCGCCGCCCCTGCCAGCGCCCGTCGGCCTGCTGGCCGAGCTGACGCACCGCTGCCCGCTCGGCTGCCCCTATTGCTCGAACCCGCTGGAGCTCGACGCGGTCCGCGACGAGCTGTCCACCGACGACTGGCGGCGCGTGTTCACGCAGGCCGCCGCGCTCGGCGTGATGCAGGTGCACCTGTCGGGCGGCGAGCCGGCGTCGCGGCGCGACCTCGTCGAGATGGTGGCGCATTGCGCGACGGTCGGGCTCTACACCAACCTCATCACGTCGGGGATCGGGCTGAACCCCGCGCGGATCGCGGCGCTGTCCGAGGCCGGGCTCGACCACGTCCAGCTCTCCATCCAGGACTCCGACGAGGACAGCGCCGACCGCATCGCCGGCTACCGCGGCGCCTCCGCGAAGAAGCGAGAGGTGGCCGACGAGGTCGTGCGCGCCGGCCTGCCGCTGACCGTCAACGCCGTGATCCATCGCGCCAACGTCCACCGCGCCGGCGCCGTGCTGGAGCGCGCGGTCGAATGGGGCGCGCGGCGCGTCGAGATCGCCCACGCGCAATATTACGGCTGGGCGCGCCGCAACCGCGCCGCCCTGATGCCGAGCCGGGCCGAGGCGGTGACGGCCATCGCCGAGATCGAGCGGCTGAAGGCCGCCCACGCCGGCACCATCGTGGTCGACCACGTCATCCCGGACTACCACGCCAAATATCCCAAGGCCTGCATGGGCGGCTGGGGGCGGCGGCTCATCAACGTGACGCCGACGGGGCGCGTTCTGCCCTGCCACGCGGCGGAATCCATCCCCGGCCTGGAGTTCTGGTCGGTGCGGGACCATGCGCTCGGCGAGATCTGGGCCGATTCGCCGGCCTTCCGGGCCTACCGCGGCACGGACTGGATGGTCGAGCCCTGCCGCTCCTGCCCGCGCAAGGCGACCGACTTCGGCGGCTGCCGCTGCCAGGCGCTGGCGTTGACGGGCGACGCCCGCGAGGCCGACCCCGTGTGCCATCTGTCGCCGTTCCACGACCGGATCGACGCCGTGGTGCTGGCCGAGACGGAGGGGCCGGTGGACGACTATGCCTATCGCGGCCGCGAGCGCGCGACGATCGGCTGAGGCACGGCGGA is drawn from Lichenibacterium dinghuense and contains these coding sequences:
- the pqqE gene encoding pyrroloquinoline quinone biosynthesis protein PqqE translates to MSAPPLPAPVGLLAELTHRCPLGCPYCSNPLELDAVRDELSTDDWRRVFTQAAALGVMQVHLSGGEPASRRDLVEMVAHCATVGLYTNLITSGIGLNPARIAALSEAGLDHVQLSIQDSDEDSADRIAGYRGASAKKREVADEVVRAGLPLTVNAVIHRANVHRAGAVLERAVEWGARRVEIAHAQYYGWARRNRAALMPSRAEAVTAIAEIERLKAAHAGTIVVDHVIPDYHAKYPKACMGGWGRRLINVTPTGRVLPCHAAESIPGLEFWSVRDHALGEIWADSPAFRAYRGTDWMVEPCRSCPRKATDFGGCRCQALALTGDAREADPVCHLSPFHDRIDAVVLAETEGPVDDYAYRGRERATIG